The genomic region TTTAAAACCTCTCTTAGCTCCTTTCTTTCCTTCTCTGTTTGAGGTATCACAGGATAAGGCAAGCTCTCATCCCTTACCCTTTCAAGCCCTTTCTCTCTCACTTTTTGCAAAAGCTCTGAGGATACGTTTATAGCCACTATTCTTATACCCTTTTCTTTAGCAAAGTTCCATATGTCCCTATATAGGCTTGGGTCAAAACCCCATCTTCTTCTATAATCGGTTCTTTTAAGCATTTCCTCTTCACTTATTTGACAAGATACATACAAGTCAAGAGCATCCTGAAAGGGTTGTTGAAACATCTCCATGGCTATTATAAACTTGTGATTTTTTGAATTCAAAAGTCTTATAATCTTAAGCTGAAACTGATGGTCTTCTCTGCTTGTGTGTTCCTCCGGCAGGAATATAACTTGGTGGTTGTTGAGGAGGTTTTCTAAATTCTCTTGTGCTTTCGTGATTGATATAAACAATACAAAGAACAAAAATAGAATTTTCATGCTATAATTCTAAAACATGAAAACTTTAAAAAGGAGGAGTAACATGGCAAGAAAACCCAGAAAAAAAGGTGGTGCAAGGTATAAAAGAGTAGTGCTTTCTCTTCCCAAAAGGCTCTACTATGTCCTCAATGGTATAGCCATGGGAGACGAAAGAAAGCTAAACAGACTTATCAAAGGCATCCTTGAGGACAAGCTAATGGAATCCACTGTTGCGGAGCTTGAACTTTATCTTGGAAGGGCTGAGGAGGAAGAGGAGGAAGAGCAAGCTCAAGAACAACAATGATAAGTAAAAGAATAAGGACCCTTGCTCCCTATAAAACGGAAACCACGGGGGCGAGGGTTAGGCTCTCCTCCAACGAGCTGTCCCTCAAACTTCCAGAAGAGGTAAAAAGGTCTATAGGAGAGGTGGTTTCCAAGATACCCCTTAATAGATATCCAGACCCAGAAGCAGGAGAGCTAAAGGAGGTTATAGCCTATCGCTTTGGAGTAAACCCGGAGAATATAGTCTTGGGCAATGGCTCAGACGAGCTTATATACTACCTTTCTATAGCGGTTGGAGAGTATGAAAAAGGTGTTTTTTATCCTGTGCCTACCTTTTCCATGTATGGCATATCCGCACAGGTTCTGGGTAGAGAGAAAATAGAAGTTAGCCTAAATGATGAGTTTGACATAGACTTGCAGAAAAGCCTTGAGCAAATAAGAGATAAAAAACCAATTCTTGCCTACTTTGCCTATCCTAACAACCCCACTGGCAACTGCTTTAGCGAAGACAAGATTAAGACTATAAGAGACGAAGGAGTTTTTGTGGTAGTTGATGAAGCATATTATCACTACTCTGGGAAAACCTTTCTCAAAGAGGCACTTGAGAGAGAAGATACGGTAGTGCTTAGGACTCTTTCAAAGATAGGCATGGCGGGTCTTAGAGTAGGTATTTTGATAGGCAAAGAGGAAGTGGTCAAAGAAATAAACAAGATAAGACTGCCTTTTAATATAACTTATCCCTCTCAAGTTATAGCGGTTTTAATGCTAAGAGATTTTTATCACATCATAGAGGAGGCTATTCAAAGGGTAGTTTCAGAAAGACAAAGGGTCTACGAAGAGATGCTTAAGCTGGAAGGTATAAGGGTCTATCCTTCAGAGGCAAACTTTATCTTTTTTAAAAGTCTTTATTTTTCTGGAGATGAGCTTTATAGGAGGCTTTTGCAGAAGGGAGTGCTTGTTAGGAATTTTTCTTATATGGTAGCCGACTGTCTCAGGGTAAGCATAGGAGAAAGAGAGGAAAACGATGCCTTTTTACAAGCCCTGCATGAGGTTCTTACTACCTATTGACAATTGAGAAATATTTGCATATAATAAGAGAAAACAGGTAAAGGAGGTGTGTCATGAAAAAGATTACCAGATATACGAATATGAAAAGGTTCGTCCACAGAAGGTTCAAGAAATTATCCGACTAAAGAAAAACAGAAGGCTTTTTATAGGACCTTCTTTCTGAGTAAAATATATATTTGATGATACATGTTTATGCCACTTACGGAGGCGTTTTCAAAAAGTTTGAAATTGACCAATTTGGAGAAATAAAGAAAGAATCTGTAGTTTGGCTTGATGTGGAAAAGCCAAGCGACGCAGAGATTGACTGGCTAAGAAGTGCGGTAGGTTTTCATATGCCTCCCAGAGAGGTCTTTGGAGATATTGAAATAAGCAGTAAATACAAGGAAGAGGGAGAAGCTATATACATGAACCTATCCTTTGTAATACAACAAAAGGAAGATATAAGCGTTGAGCCTGTGCTTTTTTTCATAAAAGGAAGATACATGGTAAGTATACGATACAGGGACATACCAAGCATGCTAATTTTCATAAAAAGAATGGAACAAAACCCAATAAACTTTCAATTTCCAGAAGCCATATTTTCACAGATAGTAAATATTGAAGTGGATAGGCTTGGTGATAGGCTTGAGATATTGGGAAGACGTATAAGGAACCTCAGAAAGGAGGTCTTTGTGGAACAATCGGAAGAAATAATAAGAGAGATATCTTACTACGATGAGCTAAATATAACCATAAGGGAAACCATAAATGAAAAACTTAGAATTTTGAGCCATTTTGTGAAAAGTCCAAAGATAAACGCTCAAACAAAGAGGGAGATAAAGATAGTGCTTGATGACTTGCATACGCTCCTTGACTACACGAGCTTTTATATGGATAAGCTGGATAGTATACAAAGCTCTCTTTTGGGACTTATATCCATAAAGCAAAGCGAAGGTGTGAAGATCTTTACGGTGCTTGCAACCATATTCCTGCCTGCAACGCTCATTGCAAGTATTTTTGGTATGAACTTTGAGCATATGCCAGAGCTACATTGGAAATATGGCTACCCTTACTCTTTACTCCTTATGGTTGGTATAACTCTATCACTTATATACTGGGTAAAAAGGAAGGGTTGGCTATGAAGCTGAGCTATAAGAGAGAGGATATTATCCTAGGATTTTTTGTTATATTTTCCATATCTTACCCTTTTATTATCGCACTCCTTATTTTCTTGGAAGATGTGAAAGACAAAAAGCACGAAATTGAGGAACTTAGGGCTTTTTATAGCTTTGTGCTTGGGCTTGAGGAATGCAAAAGGGAACGAGCGGAAGAGCTTATAGAACTTGTTTCGGAAAACCTTTTAAAGGATATGGGAGGGGTGGATGGACTACT from Aquificaceae bacterium harbors:
- a CDS encoding ChaN family lipoprotein, whose amino-acid sequence is MKILFLFFVLFISITKAQENLENLLNNHQVIFLPEEHTSREDHQFQLKIIRLLNSKNHKFIIAMEMFQQPFQDALDLYVSCQISEEEMLKRTDYRRRWGFDPSLYRDIWNFAKEKGIRIVAINVSSELLQKVREKGLERVRDESLPYPVIPQTEKERKELREVLKNHPKVDEKRFFDVQNAWDNGMALAIARLLDKYPDHKIVVLVGRGHAKDYESGIPRRLGILKPEVSMTILRREEFQSTFLFSMDFSKDSSSASSMREPNCRP
- the hisC gene encoding histidinol-phosphate transaminase, translating into MISKRIRTLAPYKTETTGARVRLSSNELSLKLPEEVKRSIGEVVSKIPLNRYPDPEAGELKEVIAYRFGVNPENIVLGNGSDELIYYLSIAVGEYEKGVFYPVPTFSMYGISAQVLGREKIEVSLNDEFDIDLQKSLEQIRDKKPILAYFAYPNNPTGNCFSEDKIKTIRDEGVFVVVDEAYYHYSGKTFLKEALEREDTVVLRTLSKIGMAGLRVGILIGKEEVVKEINKIRLPFNITYPSQVIAVLMLRDFYHIIEEAIQRVVSERQRVYEEMLKLEGIRVYPSEANFIFFKSLYFSGDELYRRLLQKGVLVRNFSYMVADCLRVSIGEREENDAFLQALHEVLTTY
- a CDS encoding CorA family divalent cation transporter, which codes for MIHVYATYGGVFKKFEIDQFGEIKKESVVWLDVEKPSDAEIDWLRSAVGFHMPPREVFGDIEISSKYKEEGEAIYMNLSFVIQQKEDISVEPVLFFIKGRYMVSIRYRDIPSMLIFIKRMEQNPINFQFPEAIFSQIVNIEVDRLGDRLEILGRRIRNLRKEVFVEQSEEIIREISYYDELNITIRETINEKLRILSHFVKSPKINAQTKREIKIVLDDLHTLLDYTSFYMDKLDSIQSSLLGLISIKQSEGVKIFTVLATIFLPATLIASIFGMNFEHMPELHWKYGYPYSLLLMVGITLSLIYWVKRKGWL